Genomic DNA from Cloeon dipterum chromosome 3, ieCloDipt1.1, whole genome shotgun sequence:
TTATCGCACTTATCTATACACTGCTTTAAGTCGGCTATGGCAGGAATTATGCAGTGATGGGCAGTGCAAGCTCTGTGGAGGAAGTCGGACAGACAGCCGTCCTCACCGACGAGCTCATGGATGATTACCTTCAGCTGTCCTACCTCTCGAGGAAGGAAATCTCcaggtttaaatttattccttcagtatgctttttttatatattgatgtttttcaaataatattatgtacgAGCTTAGCAGccagttttgaaaatatttattttaggaatACGCTATCCTGATGAGGTTTCTGTATTTCTAATAATCGAGATTGTCAAGGGACACTGCAGCgtttttctgcatttaaaGTACTCACTGCGTCCACCTGAAAAGCCTGAGCTGGAGCCATCAGAGTTGTAATTCGGAGGaatcataaatattacaattatttcagGGAATTAATGcgtaatttgtaatttatgctGCTATTTAGTCATAAAATGCTGgagtataattatattattcctCTTTTATATATTGACAGCAACGCATTTTTGGCTTTCAGTGGCTAGAGATAAGCcataatgttaaaataatctaatttttatttatatccaaAATTCCCCCTTTAACTAATAtccaaatgtttttttatttaacctctaaaaatttggcaaaattactGTTCAATGTAAGATATTTGCGCATGACAAATAAATATCTGAGacatattaaattgttttttaaaagaaaaagcagctaGGATTTTTATCAGGCCTGGTacatttattatgttttatcATCTCAATGCCCGCAGAATTCACAAGCGTATGCAGCACCTGGTGGGCGAGGACGAGTTCACCGTTGTGCAGCGAGTGCCGTGGGAGTCCGTGCTAGACGCCTTCCCCGAAATCAGGGCCAACCCTTTCGTGGACAGACTGTGCGAGGTGTTCTCGTCGAAGAAAGATAATTGTGTCTCCTTTGAGGACATGCTTGACCTGTTCTCCGCCCTAGCGCCCTCCTGCCCCGTCGAGTGCAAAGCCAAATGGGCCTTCCGGATTTTTGGTCTGAATTGGAGTTTGAGTGATATGTTTCTATTGTATCTATAACTCCTTAGCTCAACAGACTTCAACGACTCCAACGCCCTCGAGACCGAAGATTTGCACGAGCTGATTGACAGACTGACGAATGGAAAAGTCATTCGCGAGGATGGAAAGTACTTGAGCGAGACGGAAAAGCAGCACATTATCGATATAGTAAGCAACAGTTgattttcaaagtaaaaaatactacAACAGTCGAAGCTGAGGCTTGAGGTTAagactaaatttaaaacattaaaaatgttgtgagttcaaaaaaacaagaataatttaaatattaaacttttttatttaactctcTGGCACATTCGACCTTTCACCTAAATTctttaatcttttattttaccacATTATAAATTCAACTCTGCGCTGGTATTACCCTAAGTGACATTAATGAGCTATCTTTGGTCTCTTTTAACCTCGGAAACTGGTGTATTATTGCGTTAGGTGTGTTTCAATTGTATCAGAAAGCTGTTCAATTTTACTGTGGAgtgtaaatttatgaataaattgcAGATCATGAGCGAGGTGGATCTGGACTTTACTGGATCGATCGTCACAGTGGAGTTTGTGCACGCCGTTTCAAAAATGCCTGATTTCTGTTCAAGTTTCACTCTTAAATTGTAATTCGAGCACTTTTATTTAGAATGATATACACACGATTTGTAATATGAAAGAtcgcaggaaaataaattctacaCGCGTACTTTGGAGCGATTTGCAATCACTATCAAGCTGGACACTCTTCGTTAACTAGGCACCccacaaaaaaatatagtttccCATGT
This window encodes:
- the LOC135941117 gene encoding calcium and integrin-binding protein 1-like translates to MGSASSVEEVGQTAVLTDELMDDYLQLSYLSRKEISRIHKRMQHLVGEDEFTVVQRVPWESVLDAFPEIRANPFVDRLCEVFSSKKDNCVSFEDMLDLFSALAPSCPVECKAKWAFRIFDFNDSNALETEDLHELIDRLTNGKVIREDGKYLSETEKQHIIDIIMSEVDLDFTGSIVTVEFVHAVSKMPDFCSSFTLKL